Proteins encoded by one window of Brevibacterium atlanticum:
- a CDS encoding FecCD family ABC transporter permease produces the protein MPVPAPATSSAAAKAERRHSVRRLPLLTCVVIGLAVLALLMVVSASVGPLRIPLGDVTRIVWAQLGMGDGGGLSQRDVSVVWQLRIPRVLMGVLVGAALAISGAALQSLFNNPLADPGIIGVSGGASAGAVGVIVLAGGSITWLLPLGAFLAGLAVTGLIYVLARPGRNTGTSRMLLVGIAVGSGCQALTGFFTFIADDQQLQTLTFWQMGSLAKVIWPQFWATLPVFVAGLVVILLNARTLDVLTLGEREAQHLGLNVKRSRLIIIIATALLTGAAVAFAGAIGFVGLVVPHIVRIVVGPGHRGLLPISAIAGAILIVAADCASRVVAPPSEVPIGLFTAAVGAPFFLFLVVRMRKSSW, from the coding sequence ATGCCAGTGCCGGCACCGGCGACGAGCAGTGCTGCCGCGAAGGCGGAGAGACGGCACAGCGTCAGGAGGCTCCCGCTGCTGACCTGCGTGGTCATCGGACTCGCGGTCCTCGCCCTGCTCATGGTCGTCTCGGCCTCGGTCGGACCGCTGCGGATCCCGCTCGGCGACGTCACCCGCATCGTCTGGGCGCAGCTGGGCATGGGCGACGGCGGAGGACTGAGCCAGCGCGACGTGTCCGTCGTGTGGCAGCTGCGCATTCCCCGCGTCCTCATGGGCGTGCTCGTGGGAGCCGCGCTCGCGATCTCCGGGGCGGCGCTGCAGAGCCTGTTCAACAACCCTTTGGCCGATCCGGGCATCATCGGCGTCAGCGGCGGAGCCTCGGCCGGTGCCGTCGGCGTCATCGTGCTCGCCGGCGGCAGCATCACCTGGCTCCTGCCGCTGGGTGCCTTCCTCGCGGGACTGGCGGTGACCGGGCTCATCTACGTCCTCGCCCGCCCCGGGCGGAACACCGGCACCTCGCGGATGCTGCTCGTCGGCATCGCGGTCGGATCCGGGTGCCAGGCGCTGACCGGGTTCTTCACCTTCATCGCCGATGACCAGCAGCTCCAGACCCTGACGTTCTGGCAGATGGGGTCGCTGGCGAAGGTGATCTGGCCGCAGTTCTGGGCCACCCTGCCCGTCTTCGTTGCCGGCCTCGTCGTCATCCTCCTCAACGCCCGCACCCTCGATGTGCTCACCCTCGGTGAGCGCGAAGCCCAGCATCTGGGCCTCAACGTCAAACGCAGCCGACTGATCATCATCATCGCCACCGCGCTGCTCACAGGTGCGGCCGTGGCCTTCGCCGGTGCCATCGGATTCGTCGGCCTCGTCGTCCCGCACATCGTGCGCATCGTCGTCGGCCCCGGCCATCGCGGCCTGCTGCCGATCTCGGCGATCGCCGGCGCGATCCTCATCGTCGCCGCCGACTGCGCCTCCCGCGTCGTCGCCCCACCCTCCGAGGTGCCGATCGGCCTCTTCACGGCCGCCGTCGGGGCGCCATTCTTCCTGTTCCTGGTCGTGCGGATGAGGAAGAGCTCATGGTGA
- a CDS encoding enterochelin esterase domain-containing protein: MRFTDILDDFSEPDAAEPGRAGAESGRAGAGPGLSGEREQRFWDQIALTGTPLVDPCPSDPALRDVTFVYRSTDVRVRSVRLAANRVTDKDQQAAGIMSRVPGTGIWGVTLTLPADLRCSYGFSPSYQEVAPPLGGPSRPGPPVLVDPFNPDPPLTRPDQPGDGEGSSVFSGPLAPDHSVWLLDGTRGAGVPATNDEVTGTLAVAGGPHLSEEPGVRRAAPTLMVSADREIDGKTCPVRVSLPTSPPAGLLVLFDGRQWFDHLRVAQAVEAAGLPGLIIIGLGTYSTVERTHTLAGNHQFLRSVAADLVPEIEAEAAVWGSALPADARRIIGGQSLGGLSALLMAQTCPGAFDAVLAHSPSLWWSPGGTATPADLASIVGDDWTTRRFLEPGVGAGTREFHLAVGHREGLMVDRARRLTEVLDSRGFATSLSVYTGGHDFACWRGELIDGLRRVFAQD, from the coding sequence GTGCGCTTCACCGACATCCTCGACGACTTCTCCGAGCCTGACGCCGCAGAGCCCGGCAGGGCGGGTGCAGAGTCCGGCCGTGCAGGTGCGGGGCCCGGTCTTTCAGGCGAGCGCGAACAGCGGTTCTGGGATCAGATCGCCCTGACGGGCACACCGCTGGTCGACCCGTGTCCGTCCGATCCGGCTCTGCGCGACGTCACGTTCGTCTATCGGTCCACCGATGTGCGCGTCCGCAGCGTCCGGCTCGCGGCCAACCGGGTCACGGACAAGGACCAACAGGCTGCAGGCATCATGTCCCGGGTCCCGGGCACCGGCATCTGGGGCGTCACGCTCACTCTGCCCGCCGATCTGCGCTGCTCCTACGGTTTCAGCCCCTCATATCAGGAGGTCGCCCCGCCGTTGGGCGGTCCGAGCCGACCGGGCCCTCCCGTGCTCGTCGACCCATTCAACCCCGACCCCCCACTCACCCGGCCGGATCAGCCAGGCGACGGCGAGGGCTCATCGGTGTTCTCGGGTCCGCTCGCACCGGATCACAGCGTATGGCTTCTCGACGGAACGCGGGGAGCGGGCGTGCCTGCTACGAACGACGAAGTCACGGGCACTCTCGCCGTGGCAGGCGGGCCCCACCTCAGCGAGGAACCTGGGGTCCGCCGCGCTGCACCGACCCTCATGGTCTCAGCTGACCGTGAGATCGACGGGAAGACATGCCCGGTGCGAGTGTCTCTGCCGACCTCGCCGCCGGCCGGGCTCCTCGTGCTCTTCGACGGCAGACAGTGGTTCGACCACCTCCGTGTCGCACAGGCGGTGGAGGCGGCCGGGCTTCCCGGACTCATCATCATCGGCCTCGGCACCTACTCGACGGTCGAGCGGACACACACCCTGGCCGGTAACCACCAGTTCCTGCGCAGCGTCGCTGCCGACCTCGTTCCCGAGATCGAAGCCGAAGCCGCCGTCTGGGGTTCTGCGCTGCCGGCCGATGCCCGTCGGATCATCGGTGGGCAGAGCCTCGGCGGGCTCTCGGCCCTGCTCATGGCTCAGACGTGTCCCGGCGCCTTCGACGCCGTGCTCGCCCATTCCCCGTCGCTGTGGTGGAGCCCCGGAGGGACCGCGACTCCGGCGGATCTGGCGAGCATCGTTGGGGACGATTGGACCACCCGCCGGTTCCTCGAGCCAGGCGTGGGGGCGGGTACTCGGGAGTTCCACCTCGCCGTGGGCCATCGGGAGGGGCTCATGGTCGACCGTGCTCGACGGCTGACCGAGGTGCTCGATAGTCGCGGGTTCGCCACCTCGCTGTCGGTCTACACAGGCGGGCACGACTTCGCCTGTTGGCGCGGTGAGCTCATCGACGGACTGCGGCGGGTGTTTGCGCAGGACTGA
- a CDS encoding heme ABC transporter ATP-binding protein — MVSPDPETTLQSRQTPAEAVVRARDVTFAVDGRELVSGVSFDLRGGEVVALVGPNGAGKSTMLSLLAGDVPPTRGAVEIAGTEVGKWKSGPLARIRSVMLQHNSSNFAFSVVEAVHMGRLPWNVDTDRDAELVAEAITDADLRGFETRDITTLSGGEAARVSFARTTVQTTPIVFLDEPTAALDLKHQESLLRTVRRLRADGAAIVVVLHDLNLALRYSDRVLVFGDGRLVADGRPAEALTESLVEEVYGQPVHRVQPEGIDHPILIPV; from the coding sequence ATGGTGAGTCCCGATCCCGAAACCACGCTTCAGTCCAGGCAGACACCCGCCGAGGCGGTGGTGCGCGCCCGTGATGTCACCTTCGCCGTCGACGGCCGGGAACTCGTCTCCGGAGTCTCCTTCGATCTGCGCGGAGGAGAGGTCGTCGCCCTCGTCGGACCCAACGGTGCCGGCAAATCGACGATGCTCTCGCTCTTGGCCGGGGACGTGCCCCCGACGCGAGGGGCGGTGGAGATCGCCGGCACCGAGGTGGGCAAGTGGAAGTCCGGTCCGCTGGCTCGCATCCGGTCGGTGATGCTCCAGCACAACAGCTCGAACTTCGCCTTCAGCGTCGTCGAAGCTGTGCACATGGGGCGCCTGCCCTGGAACGTGGATACCGACCGTGATGCGGAGCTCGTCGCCGAGGCGATCACTGACGCCGACCTCCGCGGTTTCGAGACCCGTGACATCACGACGCTCTCCGGGGGCGAGGCGGCACGGGTGTCCTTTGCGCGGACGACAGTGCAGACCACCCCGATCGTCTTCCTCGACGAACCCACCGCGGCCCTCGACCTCAAGCATCAGGAATCGCTCTTGAGAACGGTGCGCCGCCTGCGCGCAGACGGCGCCGCCATCGTCGTCGTCCTCCACGATCTCAACCTCGCCCTGCGGTATTCCGACCGTGTCCTCGTGTTCGGAGACGGGAGGCTCGTCGCCGACGGCCGCCCCGCCGAGGCACTGACGGAATCGCTCGTCGAGGAGGTCTACGGGCAGCCCGTGCACCGTGTGCAGCCGGAGGGAATCGACCACCCGATCCTCATCCCCGTGTGA
- a CDS encoding heme/hemin ABC transporter substrate-binding protein encodes MRKVLPFIGAACALALVGCGGSPSGAADDSASDQGSGSELSVPLPEGWKQISGKSDFSAIKADPKLPVEVEDGTGTDVEVKDIDKIIVAGDGVASTLGALGLGDKIAAAPEDAVSPEATDAPEHFEFSKSTGVEGLLAMDGSLFIGDNVKRHGDVAKQFRDAGTDAVVMDDQQSQGDKLKAVASYVGAKEAGEELAKTVDDQLADAAKTAEETGSKDLSIIEVTATGAGGQNAVAGTGTPGNEMIERLGYTSVGAESKLRGYSREFSNEGIVASAPDVIVMAESDYEKWGGEDGLWKAFPTLDQTPAGQNSSIFVMPDAQLKYSSPEIGVGAQALAEAVAQLP; translated from the coding sequence ATGAGAAAAGTCCTGCCGTTCATCGGCGCCGCCTGCGCCTTGGCGCTCGTCGGATGCGGAGGCTCGCCCTCCGGAGCCGCAGACGACTCCGCGTCCGACCAGGGCTCGGGCTCCGAACTCTCCGTGCCGCTACCGGAAGGCTGGAAGCAGATCTCGGGAAAGAGCGACTTCTCCGCGATCAAAGCCGACCCGAAGCTGCCCGTCGAGGTCGAAGACGGCACCGGCACCGACGTCGAGGTCAAGGACATCGACAAGATCATCGTCGCTGGTGACGGCGTCGCCTCGACACTGGGTGCGCTCGGCCTCGGAGACAAGATCGCGGCCGCCCCCGAGGACGCCGTCTCGCCCGAAGCCACGGACGCCCCGGAACACTTCGAGTTCAGCAAGAGCACCGGCGTCGAGGGTCTGCTGGCGATGGACGGCTCACTGTTCATCGGCGACAACGTCAAACGTCACGGTGACGTGGCCAAGCAGTTCCGTGACGCCGGGACCGACGCGGTCGTCATGGACGACCAGCAGTCGCAGGGGGACAAGCTCAAGGCCGTCGCCTCCTACGTCGGTGCGAAGGAGGCCGGTGAGGAGCTCGCGAAGACGGTCGACGACCAGCTCGCCGATGCGGCGAAGACCGCCGAGGAGACCGGTTCGAAGGATCTCTCGATCATCGAGGTCACGGCCACCGGTGCGGGCGGTCAGAATGCCGTCGCCGGCACCGGAACCCCCGGCAACGAGATGATCGAAAGGCTCGGATACACGAGCGTGGGAGCCGAATCCAAACTGCGCGGGTACTCCCGCGAGTTCAGCAATGAGGGCATCGTCGCCTCGGCGCCGGACGTCATCGTCATGGCCGAATCGGACTACGAGAAGTGGGGCGGCGAAGACGGCCTGTGGAAGGCGTTCCCGACGCTCGACCAGACACCCGCCGGCCAGAACTCGTCGATCTTCGTCATGCCCGACGCTCAGCTGAAGTACTCGAGTCCTGAGATCGGCGTCGGCGCGCAGGCCCTCGCCGAGGCGGTCGCGCAGCTGCCGTGA
- a CDS encoding YggS family pyridoxal phosphate-dependent enzyme: MSTPDPPSSLTPEVIAAITANLDEVADRARAAAESSGRSGDDVRVLLATKTQPAEKIRVALEHGFTLIGENKVQEITGKADELADLDPETHLIGPLQKNKVNHTLRHAQCIQSVDNLALAEKINNRLEVLETTVDAFVQVNTSREDSKFGVAPEDAEALITEIRSFDRIRLRGLMTIGLPGSSADEIRPSYSDLRELSGRLRDAGVLPAEAVELSMGMSNDFELAIAEGATMVRVGSSVFGARDYS, encoded by the coding sequence ATGAGTACGCCTGATCCTCCTTCCTCCCTCACCCCCGAAGTCATCGCCGCCATCACCGCCAACCTCGACGAGGTGGCCGACCGTGCCCGTGCCGCCGCCGAGTCCAGCGGCCGCAGCGGGGACGATGTGCGAGTGCTGCTGGCGACGAAGACGCAGCCGGCGGAGAAGATCCGGGTGGCCCTCGAACACGGGTTCACCCTCATCGGCGAGAACAAGGTCCAGGAGATCACCGGCAAAGCTGACGAGCTCGCCGACCTCGATCCCGAGACCCACCTCATCGGCCCTCTGCAGAAGAACAAGGTCAACCACACCCTGCGTCACGCGCAGTGCATCCAGTCGGTCGACAATCTCGCACTCGCCGAGAAGATCAACAACCGTCTCGAGGTGCTCGAGACGACCGTCGACGCCTTCGTCCAGGTCAACACCTCCCGTGAGGACTCGAAGTTCGGAGTCGCCCCCGAAGACGCCGAGGCGCTCATCACCGAGATCCGCTCATTCGACCGGATCCGGCTGCGCGGACTGATGACCATCGGCCTGCCCGGCAGCAGCGCCGACGAGATCCGTCCCAGCTACTCAGATCTGCGCGAACTCAGTGGGCGACTGCGCGATGCCGGGGTCCTGCCCGCCGAGGCGGTCGAACTGTCGATGGGCATGAGCAATGACTTCGAACTCGCGATCGCAGAAGGGGCGACGATGGTCCGCGTCGGATCGAGCGTCTTCGGCGCCCGCGACTATTCCTGA
- the mmsB gene encoding 3-hydroxyisobutyrate dehydrogenase codes for MSTIGWIGLGNMGRPMTANLVKAGHTVNGFDLVPEAVAAAAENGVNPVNSIAEAVAGADIVFTMLPKGEHARTAYLEPDGVLANADTKTLLVDSSTIDFDSARVLHSEAAKAGFRLIDGPVSGGVTGAEAGTLTFMLGGSEADVAEATPFIEAMAGNIFHAGGEAAGQAAKIVNNMMLSISLQGVVEGAVLADRFGLDPKVFHSIAKVSSGDSWPLRTWYPVPGVTETAASNNDFKPGFATALMHKDVGLALAGAETQGVDLPAAALVHAQLQKLIDDDLGGLDTSALIRNIDPNAEGLPN; via the coding sequence ATGTCGACGATTGGATGGATCGGGCTGGGAAACATGGGCCGCCCGATGACTGCGAACCTGGTCAAGGCCGGTCACACCGTCAATGGCTTTGATCTCGTCCCCGAGGCGGTCGCCGCGGCAGCAGAGAACGGGGTGAACCCCGTGAATTCCATCGCCGAGGCGGTGGCCGGCGCCGATATCGTGTTTACGATGCTGCCCAAGGGTGAGCATGCCCGCACCGCCTACCTCGAACCCGACGGCGTCCTGGCCAACGCGGATACGAAGACCCTCCTCGTCGATTCCTCGACGATCGACTTCGACTCCGCCCGCGTCCTCCACTCCGAGGCGGCCAAGGCCGGTTTCCGCCTCATCGACGGTCCGGTCTCCGGCGGCGTCACCGGCGCCGAGGCAGGAACACTGACCTTCATGCTCGGCGGCTCCGAGGCCGATGTCGCCGAGGCCACACCCTTCATCGAGGCGATGGCCGGCAACATCTTCCATGCCGGAGGAGAAGCCGCTGGCCAGGCCGCAAAGATCGTCAACAATATGATGCTCTCGATCAGCCTGCAGGGTGTCGTCGAAGGTGCCGTGCTCGCCGATCGCTTCGGGCTCGATCCGAAGGTCTTCCACAGCATTGCGAAGGTGTCCTCGGGTGACTCGTGGCCGCTGCGCACGTGGTACCCGGTGCCCGGCGTGACCGAGACGGCCGCCTCGAACAACGACTTCAAGCCCGGGTTCGCTACGGCGCTCATGCACAAGGACGTCGGCCTCGCTCTCGCCGGCGCCGAAACGCAGGGAGTCGACCTGCCCGCCGCGGCCCTCGTCCATGCGCAGCTGCAGAAGCTCATCGACGACGACCTCGGCGGACTCGACACCTCGGCGCTGATCCGCAACATCGACCCGAACGCCGAAGGCCTGCCGAACTGA
- a CDS encoding NHL domain-containing thioredoxin family protein, which produces MNTSPEESTVPAPAADPAATSATVASSASTRDVKVRAPELVGRRWMNSGGKDLTLADLRGKVVLLDFWTFCCINCLHVLDELRPLEEKYGRELVIIGVHSPKFEFERTVEAVDQAVERYQVEHLVLDDPDLITWQAYTARAWPTLAVIDPEGYLVATMSGEGHAAGLTEIIEGLITEHSAKGTLHSGDGPYVPPPAPETDLFYPGKATRLPSDNLLVSDSGHHSLVEYDATGRTIIRRIGTGARGADDGDFATATFSEPGGIAVLPDELAAKVGYSLVVADTVNHLLRGIDLETETVTTLAGTGEQHMVGAIDNVRGKHGELGRYDGPGRDVKLSSPWDVLFVPATAEVVVAMAGNHTIWSFDPADGSIRILSGTMNEGLSDGDAESAWFAQSSGLDLDSEGRVLIADSETSSVRRLDPATGGVSTLVGVGLFDFGFRDGPAAEARLQHPLGVRSLPDGSIAIADTYNGAIRRFDPTTEEVTTLARGLREPSDILVVDAAGAAGAAGESDAGAGSASDAAGEAATETAGEAELLVVESAAHALTRVKLPKDAQKVDEGALTTKRPSTEIASGPVSISVSFTVPAGQKLDDRWGDPTFLQVSSAPPELIVSGDGGAEGLGRDIVINPDLDGGVLHVTARAAACDGEPGGEIPLHAACHLYQQDWGIPVDLVDSAPNELNLDLRGA; this is translated from the coding sequence ATGAACACCAGCCCGGAAGAATCCACCGTCCCCGCTCCCGCCGCTGACCCGGCGGCCACCTCGGCGACGGTCGCATCCTCAGCTTCGACACGCGACGTCAAGGTCCGCGCACCCGAGCTCGTCGGGCGCCGGTGGATGAACTCCGGCGGCAAGGACCTGACCCTGGCCGACCTGCGCGGCAAGGTCGTCCTGCTCGACTTCTGGACGTTCTGCTGCATCAACTGCCTCCACGTCCTCGACGAGCTGCGTCCGCTCGAGGAGAAGTACGGGCGTGAACTCGTCATCATCGGCGTGCACTCGCCGAAGTTCGAGTTCGAACGCACCGTCGAGGCCGTCGATCAGGCGGTCGAACGCTACCAGGTCGAACACCTCGTCCTCGACGATCCCGACCTCATCACCTGGCAGGCCTACACCGCCCGCGCCTGGCCGACTTTGGCCGTCATCGACCCCGAGGGCTACCTCGTGGCGACGATGTCCGGCGAGGGCCACGCCGCCGGCCTCACCGAGATCATCGAAGGACTCATCACCGAGCACTCGGCCAAGGGCACCCTCCATTCCGGTGACGGCCCCTACGTGCCGCCGCCGGCCCCGGAGACCGACCTGTTCTACCCCGGCAAGGCCACACGGCTGCCCTCGGACAACCTCCTCGTCTCCGACTCCGGACACCACAGCCTCGTCGAATACGACGCGACAGGACGGACCATCATCCGCCGCATCGGCACCGGCGCACGGGGCGCGGATGACGGCGACTTCGCCACGGCGACCTTCAGCGAACCCGGCGGCATCGCCGTGCTGCCCGACGAGCTGGCCGCGAAGGTCGGCTACAGCCTCGTCGTCGCCGACACCGTCAACCACCTCCTGCGCGGCATCGATCTCGAGACCGAGACCGTGACGACGCTCGCCGGCACCGGCGAGCAGCACATGGTCGGCGCCATCGACAACGTCCGCGGCAAGCATGGTGAGCTGGGACGATACGACGGACCCGGGCGTGATGTGAAGCTGTCGTCGCCGTGGGACGTCCTCTTCGTCCCCGCCACCGCCGAGGTGGTCGTGGCGATGGCCGGCAACCACACCATCTGGTCCTTCGACCCTGCGGACGGATCGATCCGCATCCTCTCGGGCACGATGAACGAGGGATTGAGCGACGGCGACGCCGAGTCCGCCTGGTTCGCCCAGTCCTCCGGTCTCGACCTCGATTCCGAGGGGCGAGTGCTCATCGCCGACTCCGAGACCTCCTCGGTCCGGCGACTCGACCCCGCGACCGGCGGGGTCTCCACACTGGTGGGAGTCGGTCTCTTCGACTTCGGCTTCCGTGACGGACCGGCCGCCGAAGCGCGCCTGCAGCACCCCCTGGGTGTGCGCAGCCTGCCCGACGGGTCGATCGCGATCGCCGACACCTACAACGGCGCGATCCGCCGCTTTGACCCGACCACCGAGGAGGTCACGACGCTGGCCCGCGGTCTGCGCGAACCCTCGGACATCCTCGTCGTCGATGCCGCTGGGGCCGCCGGAGCCGCCGGTGAGAGCGACGCCGGGGCAGGCTCCGCATCGGACGCTGCCGGCGAGGCTGCCACGGAGACCGCCGGCGAGGCCGAACTCCTCGTCGTCGAGTCCGCCGCGCACGCGCTGACACGGGTGAAGCTGCCCAAGGACGCCCAGAAGGTCGACGAGGGCGCGCTGACGACGAAGCGCCCTTCGACGGAGATCGCCTCGGGACCGGTGTCGATCAGCGTGAGCTTCACGGTTCCGGCCGGACAGAAGCTCGATGACCGTTGGGGCGACCCGACGTTCCTGCAGGTCTCATCGGCTCCGCCGGAACTCATCGTCTCCGGCGACGGGGGCGCCGAAGGACTCGGACGCGACATCGTCATCAACCCCGACCTCGACGGCGGAGTGCTGCATGTGACCGCGCGTGCCGCGGCCTGCGACGGAGAGCCGGGGGGAGAGATCCCGCTGCACGCGGCCTGCCACCTCTACCAGCAGGACTGGGGCATCCCCGTCGACCTCGTGGACTCGGCGCCGAACGAGCTCAACCTCGACCTCCGCGGGGCCTGA